The following proteins are co-located in the Vigna angularis cultivar LongXiaoDou No.4 chromosome 2, ASM1680809v1, whole genome shotgun sequence genome:
- the LOC108323231 gene encoding pleiotropic drug resistance protein 1: protein MESEGSFRNGSSSIWRDSDADIFSNSFHREDDEEALKWAAIQKLPTISRMRKALLTSSEGRVDEIDVHKLGLQERRVLLERLVRTAEEDNEKFLLKLRERIDRVGIDLPAIEVRFENLNVQAEARVGNRALPTFTNFMVNILEGLLNSLCILRSSKQHIRILQDVSGIIKPGRMTLLLGPPSSGKTTLLLALAARLDPKLKFSGKVTYNGHGMDEFVPQRTAAYVNQNDLHIAELTVRETLAFSARVQGVGTRYDLLAELSRREKQANIMPDPDIDVYMKAVATEGQKANLITDYILRILGLEICADIVVGNAMLRGISGGQKKRLTTGEMLVGPAKALFMDEISTGLDSSTTFQIVNSLKQSVHILKGTTVISLLQPAPETYNLFDDIILLSDSHIVYQGPREYVLEFFESMGFQCPERKGVADFLQEVTSRKDQEQYWARKDQPYRFITAKEFSEALKSFHVGRSLREELDREFDKSKSHPAALTTKKFGVGKWELLKACLSREYLLIKRNSFVYTFRLSQLAVMAFITMTIFLRTEMRRDSVADGGIYVGALFYCLVVVMFNGLAELSMAVLRLPVFYKQRDNLFFPSWAYALPAWILKIPMTFVEVAVWLFLTYYVIGFDPNIGRFFKQYLVLLLVNQMASALFRFIAGIGRELKVALTMGSFTLTVLFAMSGFILSKDNIKKWWLWGFWISPMMYGQNALVNNEFLAERWRHVLPNSTEPLGIEVLKSRGFFVQSYWFWIGVAVLIGYTLLFNFGYILALTYLSTPGKQHAFISEEPENNEQNGASNKGTDVMRSIKYNVTEHSTKVRKGESICGNTPSHTLPTGNRGMVLPFESHSITFDEVTYAVDMPQAMRNEGVVENKLVLLKGVSGSFRPGVLTALMGVTGAGKTTLMDVLAGRKTGGYVGGNITISGYQKKQETFARISGYCEQNDIHSPHVTVYESLVYSAWLRLSPDINAQTRKMFIEEVMELVELKSLRHAIVGLPGVDGLSIEQRKRLTIAVELVANPSIIFMDEPTSGLDARAAAIVMRTVRNTVDTGRTVVCTIHQPSIDIFESFDELLLMKQGGQEIYAGPLGHRSSNLISYFEEIQGISKIKDGYNPATWMLEVTSSAKELELGIDFADVYKHSELYRRTKALVKELSTPSPGSKDLYFPSQYSTSFFTQCMACLWKQHWSYWRNAQYTALRFLYTTTVAVLLGSMFWNLGSKIERQQDLFNSMGSMYASVILLGVKNSNSVQPVVAVERTVFYRERAAGMYSAFPYAFAQVVIELPYVLGQAAVYSIIIYAMIGYEWSVAKFFWFLFFMYFSFLYFTYYGMMAVAMTPNQHISTIISAGFYSVWNIFSGFIVPRPRIPVWWRWYSWANPISWSLYGLVASQYGDIKQTIESTSGTTTVEDFVRSYFGFRHDFLGVVAAVMIAFTLVFALVFAVSVKMFNFQRR, encoded by the exons ATGGAGAGTGAGGGTAGTTTCAGGAATGGCAGTTCATCCATTTGGAGGGACAGTGATGCGGATATCTTCTCAAACTCATTCCACAGAGAGGATGATGAAGAGGCTCTCAAATGGGCTGCCATTCAGAAACTTCCCACCATTTCCCGTATGAGGAAAGCTTTGCTCACTTCATCCGAAGGGAGAGTGGATGAGATTGATGTGCACAAACTTGGGTTGCAAGAAAGGAGAGTCTTGCTTGAAAGACTGGTGAGAACTGCTGAAGAGGATAATGAGAAGTTTTTGCTCAAGCTAAGGGAACGTATTGATAG AGTTGGAATTGATCTTCCTGCTATAGAGGTTCGGTTTGAGAACTTGAATGTCCAAGCAGAAGCTCGTGTAGGAAATAGAGCTTTGCCTACCTTCACTAACTTCATGGTTAATATTTTGGAG GGTCTGTTGAACTCTCTTTGTATTCTACGAAGTAGCAAACAACATATACGTATTCTCCAGGATGTTAGTGGAATAATAAAGCCTGGCAG AATGACATTACTTTTGGGCCCTCCGAGTTCCGGAAAAACCACACTATTGTTGGCCTTGGCAGCAAGACTTGATCCAAAGTTAAAG TTTTCTGGAAAGGTGACTTATAATGGTCATGGGATGGATGAGTTTGTACCCCAAAGAACTGCAGCATATGTCAATCAAAATGATCTTCACATTGCAGAGTTGACGGTCAGAGAAACCTTGGCCTTCTCAGCAAGAgttcaaggagttggaactcgTTATG ATTTGCTTGCAGAATTGTCCAGAAGAGAAAAACAGGCAAATATCATGCCTGATCCAGATATTGATGTCTACATGAAG GCTGTAGCAACTGAAGGCCAGAAGGCAAATTTGATAACAGATTACATCCTAAgg ATTTTAGGACTTGAAATCTGTGCTGATATTGTTGTAGGAAATGCAATGTTAAGGGGAATCTCTGGTGGACAAAAGAAACGCCTTACAACAG GAGAGATGCTGGTTGGACCAGCTAAAGCTCTATTCATGGATGAAATATCTACTGGTCTGGATAGCTCAACCACCTTCCAGATTGTGAACTCACTCAAGCAATCTGTTCACATTCTCAAAGGAACCACAGTGATCTCACTCTTGCAGCCAGCGCCGGAGACTTACAATCTTTTTGATGACATTATTCTACTCTCTGATAGTCATATAGTGTACCAGGGTCCACGCGAATATGTGCTTGAATTTTTCGAATCAATGGGTTTTCAGTGTCCTGAGAGGAAAGGTGTGGCAGATTTTTTGCAAGAA GTAACATCAAGGAAAGATCAAGAACAGTACTGGGCACGAAAAGATCAACCTTATAGATTTATCACAGCCAAAGAGTTCTCAGAGGCACTCAAGTCATTTCATGTTGGGAGAAGCCTTCGTGAAGAACTTGATAGGGAATTTGACAAGTCTAAGAGTCACCCAGCGGCTTTGACAACCAAAAAGTTTGGAGTGGGGAAATGGGAACTGTTAAAAGCTTGCTTATCAAGAGAATATTTACTTATCAAACGCAATTCGTTTGTTTACACCTTCAGGCTGAGCCAA CTTGCTGTAATGGCATTTATTACCATGACCATCTTCCTCCGGACTGAGATGCGCAGAGACTCAGTGGCTGATGGCGGGATATATGTGGGTGCATTGTTCTATTGCCTTGTTGTGGTTATGTTCAATGGACTTGCTGAACTTTCCATGGCCGTTTTAAGGCTTCCTGTTTTCTACAAGCAAAGGGATAATCTGTTTTTTCCTTCATGGGCATATGCTCTTCCTGCATGGATCCTAAAAATCCCTATGACTTTTGTGGAAGTTGCTGTTTGGCTATTCCTAACCTACTATGTCATTGGATTTGATCCAAATATAGGAAG GTTTTTTAAACAATACCTTGTTCTTTTACTAGTGAACCAGATGGCTTCCGCATTGTTCCGATTTATTGCAGGAATTGGGAGGGAATTGAAAGTAGCTTTAACTATGGGGTCATTCACGCTAACCGTCCTTTTTGCTATGAGTGGTTTTATCTTATCAAAAG acaacataaaaaaatggtGGCTATGGGGCTTCTGGATATCACCTATGATGTATGGACAGAATGCTTTGGTAAATAATGAGTTCCTTGCAGAGAGATGGAGACAt GTTCTACCAAACTCTACGGAGCCTCTTGGAATCGAAGTTTTGAAATCACGGGGATTCTTCGTTCAATCGTATTGGTTTTGGATAGGCGTTGCGGTTTTGATTGGATACACATTACTTTTCAACTTTGGCTACATCCTTGCTCTTACGTATTTGAGCA CACCTGGGAAGCAACATGCTTTTATATCCGAAGAACCTGAAAACAATGAGCAAAATGGTGCTAGTAATAAAGGAACTGATGTGATGAGATCCATAAAATATAACGTTACCGAACACTCAACTAAAG TGAGAAAGGGCGAAAGTATATGTGGAAATACACCTTCTCATACTTTACCCACTGGAAATAGAGGAATGGTTCTTCCTTTTGAATCACATTCTATAACCTTTGATGAAGTAACATATGCTGTGGACATGCCACAG GCAATGAGGAACGAAGGAGTTGTTGAGAATAAATTGGTTCTTTTGAAGGGTGTCAGTGGATCCTTCAGGCCAGGTGTTCTCACTGCTCTAATGGGTGTCACTGGAGCAGGCAAAACAACTCTGATGGATGTTCTTGCTGGTAGAAAAACTGGAGGATATGTTGGAGGGAACATCACAATCTCCGGGTATCAGAAGAAGCAAGAAACATTTGCAAGAATTTCAGGATACTGCGAGCAAAACGACATCCACTCTCCTCATGTCACTGTGTATGAATCCTTGGTTTATTCAGCTTGGCTCCGATTGTCTCCAGACATCAATGCTCAAACCAGAAAG ATGTTCATTGAGGAAGTCATGGAACTTGTGGAATTGAAATCACTAAGGCACGCAATAGTCGGATTGCCAGGTGTTGATGGTCTCTCAATAGAGCAACGTAAAAGGTTGACAATTGCGGTTGAACTTGTGGCAAATCCTTCCATAATATTCATGGATGAGCCAACCTCTGGGCTAGATGCAAGAGCAGCAGCTATTGTCATGAGAACGGTTAGAAACACTGTAGACACTGGAAGAACAGTTGTTTGTACCATCCATCAGCCTAGCATAGACATATTTGAATCATTTGATGAG CTTTTACTGATGAAGCAAGGAGGGCAAGAGATATATGCGGGCCCACTTGGACATCGTTCTTCCAATTTGATTAGTTACTTTGAG GAAATCCAAGGTATCAGTAAGATTAAAGATGGCTATAATCCTGCAACATGGATGTTGGAAGTCACAAGTTCAGCAAAAGAATTGGAATTGGGGATTGATTTTGCCGATGTGTACAAACATTCAGAGTTATACAG GAGAACCAAAGCACTTGTTAAAGAATTGAGTACTCCATCTCCTGGTTCGAAAGACCTTTATTTTCCTTCACAGTACTCAACTTCCTTCTTCACCCAATGCATGGCTTGCTTGTGGAAACAACATTGGTCTTACTGGCGCAATGCTCAATACACTGCCCTAAGATTTCTATACACAACTACTGTAGCTGTTTTGCTTGGGAGCATGTTTTGGAACCTTGGCTCCAAAAT TGAAAGGCAACAAGATCTTTTCAATTCAATGGGCTCCATGTATGCTTCTGTGATCCTTCTTGGTGTTAAGAATTCTAACTCAGTGCAGCCAGTAGTTGCTGTTGAGCGGACAGTGTTTTATAGGGAAAGAGCAGCTGGAATGTATTCAGCTTTTCCATATGCTTTTGCTCAG GTTGTGATTGAGCTCCCATATGTACTTGGACAGGCTGCAGTCTATAGCATTATAATTTATGCAATGATTGGTTATGAATGGAGTGTGGCTAAATTTTTCTGGTTTCTATTCTTCATGTACTTTTCCTTCCTGTACTTCACCTACTATGGAATGATGGCAGTGGCAATGACCCCAAACCAACACATCTCCACTATAATTTCTGCTGGGTTTTATTCAGTGTGGAATATCTTCTCAGGATTCATAGTTCCACGGCCT AGGATCCCAGTATGGTGGAGGTGGTACAGTTGGGCAAATCCAATTTCTTGGAgtttgtatggattggtggctTCACAATACGGAGATATAAAGCAAACCATTGAATCCACTTCTGGGACAACAACAGTGGAAGACTTTGTGAGAAGTTACTTTGGTTTCAGGCATGATTTTCTTGGAGTGGTTGCAGCTGTGATGATTGCATTCACATTGGTTTTTGCATTGGTCTTTGCTGTATCAGTGAAGATGTTTAATTTCCAGCGGCGTTAG